One genomic segment of Catalinimonas alkaloidigena includes these proteins:
- a CDS encoding enolase C-terminal domain-like protein: protein MTSGKYSDKKGPKIKEINITPIAVVDPPLLNAAGLHAPYALRTIVELITDDNISGISEIPGNISINADLEEAKNLVIGKDPFQLNTIKRVLENHFGKESAKLRGDAPWDQRKLVHIFSAMEVACLDIMGKVTGRPVVDLLGGKMRDKVPFAAYLFYKYEGAGGKLEFGKDPSASGWAAARQEAAIDPAGIVAQAQAMCKAFGFQSIKLKGGAFEPQQEVDAMFALRDTFGPEVPLRFDPNAIWKLETGIVYGRKMEGILEYLEDPVRGQENMAKVRKVLKTPLATNMCTTSFDDIPSSIALGAEDIILSDHHFWGGLRASMELAKICETFGRDLSMHSNSHLGISLAAMVHLGAALPKPPYPLDTHYPWQSDEVIVGGRFKFEEGAIQVPNEPGLGVTLDKEALAKLHQNFLDCGLTKRDDQLEMQKVVPGWEFKAVRW, encoded by the coding sequence ATGACCAGCGGAAAATATTCAGACAAAAAAGGACCTAAAATTAAAGAAATCAATATCACTCCTATTGCGGTAGTAGACCCTCCCTTACTCAATGCTGCCGGCTTACATGCACCTTATGCCCTGCGTACCATCGTAGAACTGATTACCGATGACAACATCTCGGGCATCAGTGAGATTCCTGGTAATATCAGCATCAACGCCGATCTGGAAGAGGCCAAAAACCTGGTCATCGGAAAAGATCCTTTTCAACTCAATACGATCAAGCGGGTGCTGGAAAACCATTTTGGAAAAGAATCCGCCAAATTAAGAGGCGATGCGCCCTGGGATCAGAGAAAACTGGTGCACATTTTTAGTGCTATGGAAGTCGCCTGTCTGGATATCATGGGTAAGGTGACAGGGAGACCTGTGGTGGATCTGCTGGGAGGTAAAATGAGGGATAAGGTTCCTTTTGCCGCTTATCTTTTCTACAAATACGAAGGGGCAGGGGGAAAGCTGGAATTCGGTAAAGACCCTTCTGCTAGCGGCTGGGCAGCAGCAAGGCAGGAAGCTGCCATTGATCCGGCAGGTATAGTGGCTCAGGCTCAAGCCATGTGCAAAGCGTTTGGTTTTCAGTCTATCAAGTTAAAAGGAGGCGCTTTTGAACCTCAGCAGGAAGTGGATGCCATGTTTGCGCTTAGAGACACATTCGGTCCGGAGGTGCCCTTGCGTTTTGATCCCAATGCCATCTGGAAACTGGAAACCGGTATAGTGTACGGCCGGAAAATGGAAGGCATACTGGAATATCTGGAAGATCCGGTGAGAGGTCAGGAAAATATGGCAAAAGTGAGAAAAGTGTTGAAGACACCGCTGGCCACCAATATGTGTACTACTTCCTTTGATGACATTCCTTCCAGTATAGCCCTTGGTGCTGAGGATATTATCCTGAGTGACCATCATTTCTGGGGTGGCTTAAGGGCAAGCATGGAGCTGGCAAAAATCTGTGAAACTTTTGGCAGGGATTTGTCCATGCATTCCAACAGTCATTTAGGAATTTCTCTGGCGGCAATGGTACATCTGGGAGCAGCCTTGCCTAAACCTCCCTATCCGCTGGACACACATTATCCCTGGCAGTCGGACGAAGTGATCGTTGGAGGAAGGTTTAAGTTTGAGGAGGGAGCGATTCAGGTGCCCAATGAGCCGGGACTGGGAGTGACACTGGATAAAGAAGCCTTGGCAAAGCTGCATCAGAACTTTCTGGACTGTGGGCTTACCAAAAGGGATGATCAGCTAGAAATGCAAAAAGTAGTGCCCGGCTGGGAGTTCAAAGCGGTACGATGGTAA